A region of Alteromonadaceae bacterium 2753L.S.0a.02 DNA encodes the following proteins:
- a CDS encoding valyl-tRNA synthetase — protein MDKTYQPSAIEKQWYENWESKGYFAPSGEGEPYCIMIPPPNVTGSLHMGHGFQESIMDALIRYHRMKGCNTLWQVGTDHAGIATQMVVERLLDVDGKSRHDLGREQFIEKVWEWKEHSGGNITRQLRRLGASPDWSRERFTMDEGFYKAVQEVFIRLYDDKLIYRGKRLVNWDPKLHTAISDLEVISKEQKGHMWHFHYPLSDGSGHLTVATTRPETMLGDTAVAVNPNDERYKNLVGKTIDLPLTGREIPIIADDYVDMEFGTGCVKITPAHDFNDYEMGQRHNLEMINIFNDDAQINGNAPEKYRGMDRFEARKEIVADLEALGLLDKIDDHTLKVPYGDRSNVVIEPYLTNQWYVKTKPLAEKAIAAVEGGDIKFVPKQYENMYFSWMRDIQDWCISRQLWWGHRIPAWYDDAGNVYVGRDEAEVRQKYSIDENLELQQDEDVLDTWFSSGLWTFGTLGWPEDNDFLQTFHPTSVLVTGFDIIFFWVARMIMLTLHFKKEIPFHTVYVHGLVRDSHGQKMSKSKGNVLDPIDLIDGIDLETLVQKRTSGMQVPHLREKIEKMTRKEFPDGIAPYGTDALRYTYYSLASTGRDINFDVGRIEGYRNFCNKLWQASNYVFMNTEGEDCAQDGSSNYQLSLADRWIISRLQQAEQAVIEGMNTYRLDLASQALYDFIWNDYCAWYLELTKPVLTGDFSEALKLGARRTLVRVLETILRLAHPLMPFITEEIWQRVKPLASASGETIMLTRYPQPDSSKVDEQAMADLEWVKGVVEGVRNIRGEMNIAPSKKLPVFFKNGSANDQRCMKDNQQFLIKLANLESINWLAESDDAPLAATALVAGLEILVPMAGLIDKDAELARLQKESDKLEKELARLAGKLKNPKFVDKAPDEVVQKERDKLHDVELALAKLADQKTKIAEI, from the coding sequence ATGGATAAAACCTATCAGCCTTCGGCAATCGAAAAACAGTGGTATGAAAACTGGGAATCCAAGGGTTATTTCGCCCCCAGCGGCGAGGGTGAGCCCTATTGCATTATGATCCCCCCGCCGAATGTAACCGGCAGTCTACACATGGGGCACGGCTTTCAAGAAAGTATTATGGACGCGCTGATTCGCTACCACCGCATGAAAGGCTGTAATACCTTGTGGCAGGTTGGTACCGATCACGCCGGCATCGCGACCCAAATGGTTGTGGAACGCCTCCTGGATGTCGATGGAAAAAGCCGACATGATTTAGGCCGCGAACAATTCATCGAAAAAGTGTGGGAGTGGAAAGAACACTCCGGCGGCAATATCACACGGCAACTGCGTCGCCTGGGTGCGTCACCCGATTGGAGTCGTGAACGCTTCACCATGGACGAAGGCTTTTACAAAGCCGTCCAGGAAGTCTTTATTCGCCTGTACGACGACAAGCTGATATACCGCGGTAAACGCTTGGTCAACTGGGACCCGAAACTGCACACCGCAATTTCCGACCTCGAGGTAATCAGCAAAGAGCAAAAAGGCCACATGTGGCATTTTCACTACCCTCTGAGTGATGGCAGCGGCCACCTTACCGTGGCGACCACGCGCCCAGAAACAATGCTCGGGGACACCGCGGTAGCCGTAAACCCCAATGATGAGCGCTATAAAAATCTTGTGGGTAAAACGATTGACTTACCACTCACTGGACGTGAAATTCCCATTATTGCCGACGACTACGTCGACATGGAATTTGGTACTGGCTGCGTAAAAATTACTCCCGCACACGATTTTAACGACTACGAAATGGGTCAGCGTCACAACCTGGAAATGATTAACATCTTCAATGATGATGCCCAGATCAATGGTAACGCACCTGAAAAATACCGAGGCATGGATCGCTTCGAAGCCCGGAAAGAAATCGTGGCCGACCTAGAGGCTCTGGGCCTACTCGATAAAATCGACGACCATACCCTGAAAGTACCCTACGGTGACCGCTCGAATGTGGTTATCGAGCCCTATCTCACCAACCAGTGGTACGTTAAAACCAAGCCTCTGGCCGAAAAGGCCATCGCAGCGGTTGAGGGTGGTGATATTAAGTTCGTGCCCAAGCAATACGAAAATATGTATTTCAGTTGGATGCGCGACATTCAGGATTGGTGCATCTCACGGCAGCTGTGGTGGGGCCACAGAATACCCGCCTGGTACGACGATGCCGGTAATGTCTACGTGGGTCGCGATGAAGCCGAGGTGCGTCAAAAATATTCAATCGACGAAAATCTCGAACTCCAACAAGACGAGGATGTGCTAGACACCTGGTTCAGCTCCGGACTGTGGACTTTCGGTACCCTGGGCTGGCCGGAAGACAACGACTTTTTACAAACCTTTCACCCAACTTCGGTGTTGGTAACGGGCTTCGATATTATTTTCTTCTGGGTGGCGCGCATGATTATGCTCACCCTGCACTTCAAAAAAGAAATACCGTTTCATACCGTGTATGTCCATGGCTTGGTACGCGACAGCCACGGCCAGAAAATGAGTAAATCCAAAGGCAATGTGCTCGATCCGATCGACCTAATCGACGGCATCGATCTGGAAACCCTGGTGCAAAAACGCACTTCGGGTATGCAAGTGCCGCATCTGCGCGAAAAAATCGAGAAGATGACGCGTAAGGAATTTCCCGATGGGATTGCACCCTATGGCACAGATGCTTTGCGCTATACCTATTATTCACTAGCCAGTACTGGGCGTGACATTAATTTCGATGTTGGTCGCATTGAAGGCTACCGCAATTTTTGCAATAAATTATGGCAAGCTTCCAATTATGTCTTTATGAATACCGAGGGCGAAGATTGCGCACAGGATGGCAGCAGCAATTACCAACTCAGTCTGGCGGATCGCTGGATTATTTCGCGCTTACAACAGGCCGAACAAGCGGTTATTGAAGGCATGAACACCTACCGCCTCGATCTGGCCTCTCAAGCACTCTACGATTTTATCTGGAACGATTACTGTGCCTGGTATCTGGAACTCACCAAGCCGGTATTAACGGGTGATTTTTCAGAAGCGCTAAAACTGGGCGCACGTCGCACGCTGGTACGCGTTCTCGAAACCATACTACGCCTTGCCCACCCACTCATGCCATTTATCACCGAGGAAATCTGGCAACGTGTTAAACCACTGGCCAGCGCCAGCGGTGAAACCATTATGCTCACCCGCTATCCTCAGCCCGACTCCAGTAAAGTGGATGAACAAGCGATGGCAGACCTTGAATGGGTAAAAGGTGTTGTCGAGGGCGTTCGAAATATTCGCGGTGAGATGAACATTGCCCCGTCAAAAAAACTCCCGGTGTTTTTCAAAAATGGCAGTGCCAATGACCAACGCTGCATGAAAGACAACCAGCAATTTTTGATTAAGCTAGCCAATCTCGAAAGCATAAACTGGCTCGCAGAATCCGACGATGCGCCGCTCGCCGCTACTGCATTGGTGGCAGGCTTGGAAATATTGGTTCCAATGGCCGGTTTAATCGACAAAGACGCAGAGTTAGCCCGTCTTCAAAAAGAAAGCGACAAGCTTGAAAAGGAACTGGCGCGTCTCGCCGGTAAACTGAAAAACCCCAAGTTTGTCGACAAGGCTCCCGACGAGGTGGTTCAGAAAGAACGCGACAAGCTGCATGATGTTGAGCTTGCACTGGCCAAACTGGCTGATCAAAAAACCAAAATCGCAGAAATCTAA
- a CDS encoding diguanylate cyclase (GGDEF)-like protein, with protein sequence MTAGANFPESIRLDWLSLVIKYLLVLAFTVCAANHVAAGRIPPQVKFKATLPNELEKIGFINSIIEDDVGYLWFGAIKGLARYDGYQLKIYSYNEDDPHSLSHPWVKKLLLDHDGQLWVTTHTGLCQYLEKSDNFDCFTSEPVATEQNPVEFYYLYEDSRGKMWASTSQGMRYFSPGKRKFSGLSEPLNSALKPERDSDDNFVTALAEDHQRSVWIGLSGNGILRYDQASNSLVHYHQQDGASRLPSNNIREIFVDSNDTVWVGSEGGGVSRFDRKSESFTRLVHSTNEKADAVWDIVEDRTGLFWIADGSGVHIYEPSSGKFAGYHYIEGKTGGPGNFVARDLFIDSANGIWAGYFPSGVDKVDLQASEFINYMHDPNDPQSLADGGVLTTEEDLQGNLWVGCGFGLSYLDRHTGAFKNYVHEPDNPASLGGSTVLDLLLQEDGTLWVGTWDRGLNRRNPFTEEFHRYQENLDDPHSLFGREPWALARDSQAVLWVATEKGINRYNSSSDDFTRVMPNDDDGRPLTQLYTRHINLTRDGKLWIASFDGVYVLDPRSNTYTAHYTHNETEPHSLSWDQVLTTFQDTAGNIWVGTFGGGLDLFVPELDGFEHFGLESGLPDTSVTGIIEDTEGYIWVSTYQGLARFDTSQRRFSHFDKHDGLVSNLFNRNSPSLLRSGELVFGSSRGLTIFDPRALQRNTHLPPVVFTDFQIFNQTIAPGPTQPLATAIGTSPTIHLDHKQSVFSIEFAGLDYNSPNENQYAYRLIGFEHTWNQVGNRRQATYTNLDAGTYTFEVKASNNNGVWNPKPAKLSIVVAPPYWKTPLAYTLYAFFAVTGAAILYRTQRNKLERQRVLVQRLQEIDRMKDQINRNLDRKVAERTKALQEEHERLQETQQQLQSLNKKLDDASVTDQLTGLNNRRFLYRTIQSDVMMVAQQYELAKSQIYNDDALNDLTFFVVDIDDFKEVNDEYGHAAGDCLLVQFSHILRSVLRDDDYIVRWGGEEFVIVIRNLARGRINNIATRLLDKVQQHRFDIGGSQYLHKTCSIGIACYPFIATAPRKLDWEQVIGLADHALYGAKSSGKNAWVRLDAAPNIKADFTNSTVSNEKLKDLLNCEAIVASSSLNTAEIHWKL encoded by the coding sequence ATGACCGCAGGCGCGAATTTCCCAGAAAGCATTCGCTTAGACTGGCTATCGTTAGTCATCAAGTATCTACTCGTACTCGCTTTCACAGTGTGTGCAGCAAACCACGTGGCAGCGGGCAGAATCCCGCCCCAGGTAAAATTTAAGGCCACACTCCCCAACGAACTCGAAAAAATTGGGTTCATCAACAGTATCATCGAAGATGACGTCGGCTATTTATGGTTTGGTGCGATCAAAGGCCTTGCGAGGTACGACGGATATCAACTCAAAATATACAGTTACAACGAAGACGACCCCCATTCCTTAAGCCACCCATGGGTAAAAAAACTGCTTCTCGATCACGACGGACAACTCTGGGTAACCACCCACACCGGATTGTGCCAGTATCTCGAAAAAAGCGACAATTTTGATTGCTTCACAAGTGAACCGGTTGCTACAGAGCAAAACCCCGTGGAATTTTATTACCTCTACGAAGATAGCCGGGGCAAGATGTGGGCAAGCACATCGCAGGGAATGCGTTATTTTTCGCCAGGGAAACGTAAATTTTCCGGGCTGTCAGAGCCTCTTAACAGTGCACTAAAACCGGAGCGCGACTCCGACGATAATTTCGTGACTGCACTGGCTGAAGACCATCAGCGCAGCGTTTGGATTGGGTTGAGCGGCAATGGCATTCTTCGTTACGACCAGGCCAGCAACAGCCTGGTGCATTACCACCAGCAGGACGGTGCCAGTCGCTTACCCTCCAACAACATTCGCGAAATCTTCGTCGACTCCAATGATACGGTGTGGGTGGGCTCCGAGGGCGGTGGCGTCAGCCGGTTTGATCGTAAATCGGAAAGTTTTACCCGATTAGTACACAGCACTAACGAGAAAGCAGACGCTGTCTGGGATATCGTCGAAGACAGAACCGGACTCTTTTGGATAGCGGACGGCTCCGGCGTACACATCTACGAACCGAGCTCTGGAAAATTTGCGGGATATCATTACATTGAAGGTAAAACCGGTGGACCTGGAAATTTTGTGGCGCGCGATTTATTTATCGACAGCGCAAACGGAATATGGGCGGGGTACTTTCCGAGCGGGGTGGATAAGGTCGACCTGCAGGCTTCTGAGTTTATCAACTATATGCACGACCCCAATGACCCCCAATCGCTTGCCGATGGAGGCGTGCTGACCACCGAGGAAGACCTGCAGGGAAATCTCTGGGTGGGCTGTGGCTTTGGACTGAGCTACCTCGATCGTCACACAGGGGCGTTCAAAAACTACGTTCACGAGCCGGATAACCCCGCATCACTCGGCGGTAGTACGGTACTCGATTTATTGTTACAGGAAGACGGCACACTTTGGGTGGGCACTTGGGATCGAGGCCTAAATCGCCGCAACCCATTCACGGAGGAATTCCATCGCTATCAAGAAAACCTTGACGACCCACATTCCCTGTTTGGGAGAGAACCCTGGGCGCTCGCTCGTGATTCCCAAGCTGTACTTTGGGTTGCCACCGAAAAAGGCATTAACCGCTACAACAGCAGCAGCGACGATTTCACCCGGGTTATGCCCAACGACGACGACGGTCGCCCGCTAACACAGCTCTACACGAGACACATCAACCTAACCCGGGATGGCAAGTTGTGGATCGCCAGTTTTGATGGGGTGTATGTATTGGACCCGCGCAGCAATACCTATACTGCGCATTACACCCATAACGAGACTGAGCCACACTCACTCAGTTGGGATCAAGTACTTACTACCTTCCAGGATACCGCCGGCAACATCTGGGTGGGCACGTTTGGTGGTGGTCTGGATCTCTTCGTGCCGGAGCTGGATGGCTTCGAGCATTTCGGGCTCGAATCCGGCCTTCCCGATACTTCAGTCACCGGAATTATTGAAGATACCGAGGGGTATATTTGGGTATCGACCTATCAAGGCCTTGCGCGGTTCGACACATCTCAACGGCGCTTCAGCCACTTCGATAAACACGACGGGCTGGTGAGTAATCTGTTTAACCGAAACTCTCCCAGCCTGCTGCGCTCTGGCGAATTGGTGTTTGGCAGCAGCCGGGGCCTCACCATTTTCGACCCACGCGCGTTGCAGCGTAACACCCATTTGCCTCCGGTGGTGTTCACAGATTTCCAGATTTTCAATCAAACCATAGCGCCAGGTCCAACGCAGCCCTTGGCGACCGCTATTGGCACGAGCCCTACGATCCACCTGGACCATAAACAGTCGGTTTTCTCCATTGAGTTTGCGGGCTTAGATTACAACTCACCCAATGAAAACCAATACGCATACCGCCTTATCGGTTTCGAGCACACCTGGAACCAAGTGGGCAATCGGCGCCAGGCGACTTACACCAACTTAGACGCAGGGACCTACACATTCGAGGTAAAGGCCTCCAACAACAACGGAGTATGGAACCCTAAACCCGCTAAATTAAGTATTGTGGTAGCGCCCCCCTACTGGAAAACACCCCTGGCTTACACTCTGTATGCATTTTTCGCAGTCACTGGTGCAGCGATCCTATATCGCACGCAGCGCAATAAATTGGAGCGACAACGCGTTCTCGTGCAAAGGCTCCAGGAAATCGATCGAATGAAGGACCAAATCAACCGCAACCTGGATCGCAAAGTCGCCGAACGCACCAAGGCACTCCAAGAAGAACACGAGCGTCTTCAGGAAACCCAGCAACAATTGCAGAGCCTCAACAAAAAGCTTGACGATGCCAGTGTTACTGATCAACTGACAGGCCTCAATAACCGCCGCTTTCTGTATCGCACCATTCAATCCGACGTCATGATGGTCGCTCAGCAATACGAACTTGCCAAATCTCAGATTTACAACGACGACGCTTTAAACGATCTCACTTTTTTCGTTGTCGATATCGATGATTTTAAAGAAGTAAACGATGAATATGGACACGCCGCGGGTGATTGTCTGTTGGTACAATTCTCCCACATTCTGCGCAGTGTTTTGCGCGACGACGACTATATCGTTCGCTGGGGCGGCGAGGAATTTGTAATAGTGATCCGGAATCTCGCGCGCGGCCGGATTAACAACATTGCCACGCGCTTACTGGATAAGGTGCAACAACACCGCTTTGACATTGGCGGATCACAGTACTTGCACAAAACATGTTCAATTGGTATCGCCTGCTATCCGTTCATTGCTACAGCACCTAGAAAACTCGACTGGGAACAGGTAATTGGGCTGGCCGACCATGCATTGTACGGCGCCAAATCTTCGGGAAAAAACGCCTGGGTGCGCCTCGATGCAGCGCCAAATATCAAAGCCGACTTTACCAATAGCACAGTCTCAAACGAAAAATTAAAAGACTTACTGAATTGTGAAGCCATAGTCGCGAGCAGTTCGCTCAACACTGCTGAAATTCATTGGAAGCTTTAA